The Melitaea cinxia chromosome 16, ilMelCinx1.1, whole genome shotgun sequence genome contains the following window.
gtttgaatgactcttgggagtttgttccatagTATGGAGGTGCGTAGTGAATAAGAATTTAACTTAACTTTTGTATTACATTTCGATATGTCTAGCTTAGCTGTAACGAGTAGGAGAGGGCAGTAGGTGAAATTGGGATCGAAGATACGATGGAGCATTTGGATCATGAAGGATATTAAAGAGAGTggaaaggatgtgcatatcacacCGAAGACAAATAGGGAGCCATTTTAACTGAGTACAAAAATGAGTGATTCAATCAAATTTTCGCAGGCCAAAAATGAACCTTATGGCAATATTTTGGAGCCATTATAACTTTGTAAGTAGCTCCTCAGTCACATTCAGATAGCAtacatcagcataatcaaggatAGGCAGCAGAAGGGTTTGATcaagcataattttggtttggaaacgaagaaaatattgaagactacatttttttaaaggacAAATCTGGCTCATGTCTTAGGAATAGgcaaatttaaattacacagtTGTTCTAAAAAATAGACAAATTACTTTTAGGGTTAAATTTTAACAGTTAAAGGCCaactcaaaaatattaaaattattaactaacCTTTACTTACAAATTTCCTCGGACATAATGTACACTCAAACTGCTTCAAACCGAGATGTCTTTTTACATGCTGGTCTAAGCTTGTGCTTGAATCGAACTTTTTTCCGCACGTAGGACACAGAAACTTATCTTTGTTATGCATCTTAATATGCGACTTCAGTGTTGTCAAATTAGCAAATGATTTTGTGCATAATGGGCAATTGTGAGGCTTTATTCCATTGTGTTTATTCATATGACCCTTAAACACTTCAGCGCTTTGAAATGATCTCGGACAAACAGAACATTTATAAAGACGACTACTATCATGAACAATTTCATGACGTTTCAAATGACTTATCTTTTTAAACACTTTGCCACATTTCAGACATGAAATCACTCTGCCTTTCTCTACGTGCTTTCTCATATGTGCCGACAATGAGTTTGTTGACTTGAACTTACGAGAACAAATTCTACATGAAACATATTCAACCAAACTTTGAACAATAGTATTATTAACATCCTCACGCTCAGTCAAGGAATAAGTTCCTTCAGTTTCTTGATGATTTATTGACTCATTATatgtattatcattattatttttaagaatgttATGTTTTACTAAGTGATCTTTAAGTCTAGATAACtttctaaatgtttttttacagtAAGTGCACTCCAACTTCTCTTTTTTGGTACTTTTCAATTTTAGTGGTTCGGGAAATATGTTTGTATCAGTAAATATATCTAAACTTCTATTTTCATCTGACCCTTCAATATCACCATAGTCTGTTTCAGCCTTAGGTTGTAATGTACAATAATTACCATCTATGTTGTTCTCAACTATAATTTCAAATGGATATTTATCActtttattatcatcatcactgtTGTTTACACCATAACTGTTTGAAATATTCTCTCTTAATCTCGCATCAACTTTTAGCGCTAATTCGCGAAAATTATAGAAACTAACAAGACAATTGTAGCAACAGCCGCACATCTTTTTTGGTAGACAATCCTCCTGTTGtatctgtaaatttttatataaattatattgaaactttttatatttactgttaGTTGTAGTTTAACCACATATTTTTCGCATATTATCGAAACTTGTAATGAACTTACATTCAACCTGGTACAAGATATCAAGATATCAGCTAAGTTAGTATTATTAAGAGTTTCcataaatatatcaaatgaGGTTTCTTCTTTCAAGCAAGTACGACAGCAATTTTCATACGATTTCAAAGTTTTTTCAATAGCCATTGTCATTCAaactgaaacaatttttttttttttagatataaatagATTACAACTTTAGTTTGGAACTTTGGAAATTAAAAGGCAAATAAaagacttttatttaatttattgttaatacaAAGCGATAATAATTACGTGAAAAGTTGAAAACTAGAAGGACAGATTTGATGACTTCATGTCAATGTCAAAAAATTTGTTTGAAGCGGTTTGAAATATCGTGTCAAAatagttttttgattttttcaatgttttattttgtttaattggtAAGGACTCACAAATGGAAaaggtaaattaatttatattatgaaaaacatctttattacataattgtgtttgcaggcaaacgaagaaaaaccgacttcaattatatcgacaagtaatacaacgtaggtagacaaaaaaaatgtcaagtaaatactgtttatacgtcatagagcaacacggaggggagtagccattgcgtttgctaccgatacaaaactttctgtcattttttgcggggggaaattacacacatgcacactttatctaattcccacacaaaaataatcgtctgtcactacgaaactcacacatactaaattaaaatcacacttacatttttcacacacacatagatacattctgtgtcattacaagttgcttacagtcgtggttgtaacaactgtcgatatgcattatcgataaattcaagtactcggttagggaaataaggtttttaaagtgatacaaaggtaagatgttattataaaaatagacttaatttattatatactacaaatcaaacctcttcatgtaaaataaacgattataaagagtaaagatttgattgtttgtttgttagcattgaataggctccgaaactactggaccgattcaacAAATTGTTTCACCGTTGAGAAactacactatccttgagcgacataggttatacaatattttcaaaaatattaggaatccttactaaaactccaataatgtaacccaagggataaaaaaaaaacacgtaaaaattccttacattgcgtgcgctgcaaaaactaatgataatagaaatatataatgtagtaagactttgtacaacacatcattatctgcaataattgtatttgctcgcaaacgaaaaaaaaactgactttaattacatcgacaagtaatacaatatacgcaatatatacgcgttatcaaaggttactcaaaaagttgatatcagatctcaatgaaatttgaacgcgaccacatgataaacatcagctttctattaaattaaaaatcatcaaaatcggtccatccagtcaaaagttctgaagtaacatacataaaaaaatataatcgaattgagaacctcctccctttttggaagtcggttaaaaaaggtcgTAACAGCATAtatctaactattataattatgtcacaatacgtttggtgcaacgttgttgtgccaaacaatgccagtctacactaaacgatttaaagttaaaatgcattttgaggagttgatgatgtacacggtgatgtcaacgaatcgggaatagagagcgtagcactaatggcatcataagatgatagcttgtcatctgctaAATTGAATggtttgttgatgactctgactCTAGATGTAGTCTATAGTCTATTTGAcgtaggatgggtacggtgacacatgtcaaattaactctatagtgaggtgaccatgcataattaattgatgtaattcgattatcgagtacaaatgcagttaacctttaatcgattatataaaaaaattgttaactgtttattaaaaattaatcatcgctatagtgaataaataatattttaagggtggTGTTAAACGCGAGAAATGAGTTATCGACAAACCCATTAACACAGCTCACGTGACAAATTATTAGTCGTTCGCCTTTACCCTCTGGTACTTTAGTCGAAGaatgagcagtgtcgtctgtCCATACTTTGCCAACAGCATGATTGGCGTTCAACCATGTCTAGTCAAGGAATACTACGTTGTTCCAATCCGTAATGTTTTTCGCCTTTTCTAagaatgtcacaaagttttcacccacttttccgtttgttaacttttttttattttatggaaatccaattttatttaaaagtcgccataacgatgtcacactcccattaaataatttagcacctttcaaagacattaattattgtaaaactgtgggcaactcatttctctgctaataatcatattcaacctcaacgaccaaacatttatttcctttgcctctttttgggagtcgataacttattatcttccatattggtgtcaccatacttttctttacttatttttgacactaagctgtgtggctacggcgataaagaatatagccaccagcgtctcttctcgtgggtgtcgtaggaggcgactaagggataacacagttccactaccaccttgaaacttataaatccgaccg
Protein-coding sequences here:
- the LOC123660954 gene encoding zinc finger protein 2 homolog, with the translated sequence MTMAIEKTLKSYENCCRTCLKEETSFDIFMETLNNTNLADILISCTRLNIQQEDCLPKKMCGCCYNCLVSFYNFRELALKVDARLRENISNSYGVNNSDDDNKSDKYPFEIIVENNIDGNYCTLQPKAETDYGDIEGSDENRSLDIFTDTNIFPEPLKLKSTKKEKLECTYCKKTFRKLSRLKDHLVKHNILKNNNDNTYNESINHQETEGTYSLTEREDVNNTIVQSLVEYVSCRICSRKFKSTNSLSAHMRKHVEKGRVISCLKCGKVFKKISHLKRHEIVHDSSRLYKCSVCPRSFQSAEVFKGHMNKHNGIKPHNCPLCTKSFANLTTLKSHIKMHNKDKFLCPTCGKKFDSSTSLDQHVKRHLGLKQFECTLCPRKFVSKGELKSHTITHTGERWYTCSQCGGTFTKQSSLSKHKLRHLGIKPHQCDTCLMKFSSKDHLKRHIRIHTGEKPYKCDICERAFTQSNDLVKHRRAHLGEKIYKCTECSESFRLNIELRQHISEHYISSQLQMLDKNNKDNMEVSREDTNNDNIVCVQIDSNNTNK